The DNA window ACCCGCCCCGACGGCCCGGATCACTCCGTATCGCCCGGGTTCGATTCGGCGGGCCAGCTGCGCCTCGTCCTCACGCCAGCACGGGAATGCGTGCCCCCACTCCGGCACCTCCGACTGAGACGGAACGGACCACTCGAAGTTCAAACCGGCGGCGACTGCGGCAAGGGTCAGTCGGGCGAGCGCGTTCGGGTTCTCCGCCCGCAGCAGCACCGGGCCGAGGGGGCGGTAGCGGAAGACATTCGCCTCGCTACGAAGCCCGCTCGGGTCGTGCTCAACTCCGAATTCCCGCCGCATCCAGAACGCATCGCTTTCCGCGGCTGCAACCAGGGAGTCATCGCCGGTGGCTTCAAGCAACTCCCCGACTTTCCGACCAACCGGTGCGCGGAACGAGAGCTCGCCGGCGTCGTGCCAAGTCGCGAACTGGGCGACATAATTCGGTCCTCCGGCTTTCGCGCCCGGCCCGAAACACGAGCGCTTCCATCCGCCGAATGGCTGACGCTGCACGATCGCTCCGGTAATCGGACGGTTGACGTAGGCATTCCCGACCTCGACGAGCTCTTTCCAGCGTTCCACTTCCGAGGGGTCGAGCGAATGGATGCCCCCGGTGAGCCCGAAGTCGGAGTCGTTCTGAATCCGGATCGCATGGTCGAGGTCTCGGGCTCTCACCAAGCCGAGCACCGGACCGAAGCACTCGGTGCGCCGATACCAGCTGTCCGGAGTGACTCCCAACTTGATCCCCGGCGACCAAAGGCACGGGTTGCCGTCGATCATCCTGGGTTCCAGCAACCATGACTCGCCGGGGTCCAGGGTAGTGAGAGCCCGGTGCAGCGCTTCCCCCGGCTCGCGAACGACCGGCGTGACCATCGACGGATACGACCAAGAGGGCCCCACCCGGAGCGACTCAGCGGCATCCTTGAGTTGCCTGAGGAAACCGGGATTGTCGTAAACCTCGGCCTCGAGAATCGCCAGCGAGGCCGCCGAGCACTTCTGCCCGGCATGGCCGAAAGCGCTGCGAACGAGATCCTTCACCGCAAGATCCGGATCGGCCGCCGCGGTGATGACGAGGGCATTCTTGCCCGAGGTCTCGGCAAGCAGGCGCATCTCGGGCTTCCACGACAGGAACATCCGGGCCGTCTCATAGGCACCGGTGAGGACGACAGCTCCGACCCGGTCATCGGAGACCAGCGAGCGCCCGATCTCGTTGTCCGGACACGGCACGAACTGGAGCACGTCTTTCGGGACTCCCGCATCCCAAAGCGCGTTCACCATCACCCAAGCGGAGAGCACCGTCTCCGGTGCCGGCTTCAGGATCACCGTGTTGCCTGCCGCGAGGGGGGCGAGCACGCTCCCGCATGGAATCGCGAAGGGAAAGTTCCAAGGCGGAGTCACCACGACGGTTCCCAACGGCTCGAAGCCCGAACCATCGAGCCATCCCCCGTCCCGGAGACTACGGGCGTAGTAGTTGGCGAAATCGATAGCCTCGCTGACCTCCACGTCCGCCTCCATCACCGACTTGCCGGCATCCAGAACCATGGCCGCGGTCGCGTCGCCCCGCACCTCGGCGAGGCGCACCGCAACCTGCGCAAGAATATCGGCGCGGGATTCCACGCCGGCTGAATTCCAGTCCTTGCGAGCGGCCACCGAGGCATCGAGCGCGCGCCCGACCTGATGGTGGCCGGCAAGCCCGTAGCGATATGCGGTGTGCCCGGGGCGCGAAGGGTCGGTCGCGGTCGCTTCGTCATCACCCTCGATGAACTCCCCACCGATCTGCAGCGGAACCCGGTCGGGTGTTCGATCCCGCATCGCGTCGACCTTCGACCGAATCCACACCACATTGCCTTCCAGCGCCCAGTCGGTGTCGACCGAGTTCACGAAGGGGTCCGACAACGGCAACTCGGCGACCGTTTCGGTCGCCCGGTCCTGACTCCGGCGAGGTCCGCTGGCGGTGGAGTCGATCATTCGGCACGCATTGAGAAAGCGCTGCTCCTGCCTCTCCCACGCCCCGTCCCCCGGTTTCATACCGAACAGGTCGTGCAGGAAATTCTCTGGCGACGTATTCTCGTCCAGCCTCCTGACGAGGTAAGCGATCGCGCTATGAAAGTCCTCGCGTTTCACGACAGGCGCATACAGCAGCAGGTCGCCGGCCACATCGCGAACCACCCTCGCCTGATGGTTGGCCATGCCTTCGAGCATCTCGAACTCCACCCTGCCCTCGACTCCCTCCCTCGCGCGGAGGAGTAGGCCATAGGCAACGTCGAACAGGTTGTGGCTGGCCACCCCGAGCCGCACAGCCCCTACGTTCTCCGGCTTGCAGCCTTCGTGCAGCATCCGTTTGAAGTTCGCATCCACCTCGGCCTTGCTTCCGTAGGGTGCCAGCGGCCAGTGATGGATCTCCGATTCGACCGTCTCCATTGCGAGGTTGGCCCCCTTGACGATGCGGATCTTGATCCCGGCACCTCCCG is part of the Haloferula helveola genome and encodes:
- a CDS encoding bifunctional proline dehydrogenase/L-glutamate gamma-semialdehyde dehydrogenase, whose protein sequence is MSSITDRLERMRTNPVDNASLAREAVELARELLEEAKRTRRIGERLQSRQLAAMMDDAPGKAFTFAMADQVFRPPSEARKARRFRDLIEDYGAPVYLPTPARVAMCVGGAASAVAPEIVMPQVAEQLRRESASVILPAESERLSKHIARRRKAGMRLNLNQLGEAVLGEGEAQQRLQANLDRLADPDCDYISVKFSAIFSQIHAVGFPETLQEIKERLRLLYRNAMAYRRTDGSPKFVNLDMEEYRDLRLTCAAFREVLMEDEFLGLEAGIVLQAYLPDAWPVQIELNEWARRRVAAGGAGIKIRIVKGANLAMETVESEIHHWPLAPYGSKAEVDANFKRMLHEGCKPENVGAVRLGVASHNLFDVAYGLLLRAREGVEGRVEFEMLEGMANHQARVVRDVAGDLLLYAPVVKREDFHSAIAYLVRRLDENTSPENFLHDLFGMKPGDGAWERQEQRFLNACRMIDSTASGPRRSQDRATETVAELPLSDPFVNSVDTDWALEGNVVWIRSKVDAMRDRTPDRVPLQIGGEFIEGDDEATATDPSRPGHTAYRYGLAGHHQVGRALDASVAARKDWNSAGVESRADILAQVAVRLAEVRGDATAAMVLDAGKSVMEADVEVSEAIDFANYYARSLRDGGWLDGSGFEPLGTVVVTPPWNFPFAIPCGSVLAPLAAGNTVILKPAPETVLSAWVMVNALWDAGVPKDVLQFVPCPDNEIGRSLVSDDRVGAVVLTGAYETARMFLSWKPEMRLLAETSGKNALVITAAADPDLAVKDLVRSAFGHAGQKCSAASLAILEAEVYDNPGFLRQLKDAAESLRVGPSWSYPSMVTPVVREPGEALHRALTTLDPGESWLLEPRMIDGNPCLWSPGIKLGVTPDSWYRRTECFGPVLGLVRARDLDHAIRIQNDSDFGLTGGIHSLDPSEVERWKELVEVGNAYVNRPITGAIVQRQPFGGWKRSCFGPGAKAGGPNYVAQFATWHDAGELSFRAPVGRKVGELLEATGDDSLVAAAESDAFWMRREFGVEHDPSGLRSEANVFRYRPLGPVLLRAENPNALARLTLAAVAAGLNFEWSVPSQSEVPEWGHAFPCWREDEAQLARRIEPGRYGVIRAVGAGAGLKAASIEAGIRLVDAVPVNNGRIELTPFFREQAVSETRHRHGSVLPTPDQLP